In the Plasmodium yoelii strain 17X genome assembly, chromosome: 3 genome, one interval contains:
- a CDS encoding PIR protein, with the protein MSYKVCNAINTIDKIFDDDPNSTGKGIYEGYLSTYCPDGNCSSDEEKINSGFIMLLNMLDDETIDGDILAEYAILWLSYRLNQKTEREITTLNNFYTFYIESNSQYDDNISTDNKIKKDVIEKKMKSMNIDIKDISNFYDAFKSLCNMYSEFDPAQSTECKTCLETAGELVEKYEQLKNALDINKGSSYYKLLSSLSNDYKIYENIYNIKCNDSQFVACPRSSITKNTLITIAIIFVAASILLGVSYKYSLFGFRKRSQKQHLREKLKK; encoded by the exons ATGTCTTATAAAGTG tGTAATGCAATTAATACGATCGATAAAATTTTTGATGATGATCCGAACAGCACGGGAAAAGGTATTTATGAGGGTTATTTAAGTACGTATTGCCCTGATGGTAACTGTAGTAGTGATGAAGAAAAGATTAACTCTGGTTTTATAATGTTACTAAATATGCTTGATGATGAAACTATAGATGGTGATATACTTGCTGAATAcgctattttatggttaagttatagactaaatcaaaaaacaGAAAGAGAAATCACCACattaaacaatttttatactttCTATATAGAATCAAATAGTCAatatgatgataatatatcTACTGATAATAAGATTAAAAAGGatgttatagaaaaaaaaatgaaatcgatgaatatagatattaaagatatatctaatttttatgatgcatttaaatcattatgtaacatgtataGTGAATTTGATCCAGCACAAAGTACTGAATGCAAGACATGTTTAGAAACTGCTGGAGAATTggttgaaaaatatgaacaactTAAAAATGCTttagatattaataaaggaaGTTCTTATTATAAACTATTGTCTAGTTTATCAAAcgattataaaatttatgaaaacatatataatattaaatgtaATGACTCACAATTTGTAGCTTGTCCACGAAGTtcaataacaaaaaatacactaattacaattgcaattatatttgttgcagcatcaattttattgggagtttcttataag tattcgttatttggatttcggaaacgatctcaaaaacaacatttaagagaaaagctaaaaaaataa
- a CDS encoding PIR protein has translation MDTDVCQTLLPLRTSFSILDNDEGYKFTNDEDFKDYCTDENCDDDSAKINARCLYIFNTFFKDKSVFESVAKSNINIVEYIMIWLSYMLSQTQNGEKDSLNEFYTKHINSGDQYKKNIEGVTAYKNYKDLIDRNYYLLSMDMSIISKLYDAFNTLCDTYIEFGTNNSDCTQDSEKAHQFVEKYKKIIIDHNIGENIRYLHVLINLLTDYDNLKKNCEHFPSTPDIKKIISEQHVCEVASSSSSIASKLIPILSILVAIPIFLGIAYKYSLFGFRKRSQKQHLREIVKK, from the exons ATGGATACGGacgtg TGTCAAACGTTACTTCCTTTAAGGACCTCATTTTCCATTTTGGACAATGATGAAGGCTATAAATTTACAAATGATGAAGATTTCAAAGATTACTGTACTGATGAAAATTGTGATGATGATAGCGCTAAAATTAATGCTagatgtttatatatttttaatacattCTTTAAGGATAAGTCTGTGTTTGAAAGTGTTGCAAAAAGTAacatcaatattgttgaatacattatgatatggttaagttatatgttaagcCAAACCCAAAATGGAGAAAAAGACAGTctaaatgaattttatactAAACATATAAACAGTGGCGACCAGTATAAAAAGAATATAGAAGGTGTTACtgcttataaaaattataaggatcttatagatagaaattattatttgttaagTATGGATATGAgcattatatctaaattatatgatgcatttaataCATTATGTGACACATATATTGAGTTTGGTACAAACAACTCAGATTGCACGCAAGATTCCGAAAAAGCTCATcaatttgttgaaaaatataaaaaaattatcatagaTCATAACATTGGTGAAAATATCCGCTATTTACATGTATtgattaatttattaactgATTAtgacaatttaaaaaaaaattgtgaacATTTTCCATCTACTCcagatattaaaaaaataatttctgAACAACATGTTTGTGAAGTtgcatcatcaagttcgtcgatagcaagcaaattaattccaattttatcgatattagTTGCAATACCAATATTCTTGGGAAttgcttataag tattcgttatttggatttcggaaacgatctcaaaaacaacatttaagagaaatagtaaaaaaataa
- a CDS encoding PIR protein, translated as MNKKVCESFMSVWEDFPDKLTNSNEYHEFDDSSFLNGYCFKDKCGRGYPLDKINAGCLFLFNKFFGSSGVLKDNAKNYINAVEYIIIWLSHMLNLKDNKGNILNNFYEIYIKKQDKYKNTIDGVDGCSNYNDLIYKKKELMEVTNEKLSKFYAPFKSLCNMYNGFNDNMTDCKKCLNYADEFVKKYNELNGDSSITNDSSCNKLLCTLSNDYNNFKKKHSDVKCSNLSFQAIEKPQNCVENYKQNPEQDVHRLEQISQDPSSSSSITNKLFTVLSIFGAIAFFLGISYKYSLFGFRKRFKKQQIREKIKKIKKKINN; from the exons atgaataagaaagtg tgtgaaaGCTTTATGAGTGTATGGGAGGATTTTCCCGATAAATTGACCAATAGTAATGAATATCATGAATTTGATGATAGTAGTTTTTTAAATGgttattgttttaaagatAAATGTGGTCGTGGTTATCCtctcgataaaattaatgctggatgtttatttttgtttaataaatTCTTTGGGAGTTCTGGTGTGCTTAAGGATAAtgcaaaaaattatatcaatgctgttgaatacattatcatatggttaagtcatatgttaaacctaaagGATAATAAAGGaaacattttaaataatttttatgaaatatatataaaaaaacaagataaatataaaaatactaTAGATGGTGTTGATGGTTGTAGTAATTATAATGatcttatatataaaaaaaaagaattgaTGGAAGTTACTAATGAAAAattgtctaaattttatgctCCATTTAAATCGttatgtaacatgtataatggatttaatgataatatgACAGATTGCAAAAAATGTTTGAATTATGCTGatgaatttgttaaaaaatataatgaacttAATGGAGATTCTAGTATTACTAATGATAGTTCCTGTAATAAACTATTGTGtactttatcaaatgattataataattttaaaaagaaacATAGTGATGTTAAATGTTCCAATTTATCCTTCCAAGCGATAGAAAAACCCCAAAATTGtgtagaaaattataaacaaaatccTGAACAAGATGTACACAGATTAGAACAAATTTCTCAAGATCCATCATCAAGCTCATCGAtaacaaacaaattatttacagttttatcgatatttggtgcaatagcattttttttaggaatttcttataag tattcgttatttggatttcggaaacgatttaaaaaacaacaaataagagaaaaaataaaaaaaataaagaagaaaataaataattaa
- a CDS encoding fam-a protein: protein MNNFYIKIFFFLLSISLCVNNKTLATELAPKTYTKHKSKKYTPFNSKKYYPGNDNTEEIYEKNKHLLYTDTKETINAEKFMKEAVTHLEYHAASKDGYKLDDEYGSYRVFFYKKKYRGHTDIEKTEYIFDNPNKYNKIINKLWNPDSNNFLNTGSFKRKIVRVYGPNLVMIQQRCKKWPWSHYKYFYAIAAKFKISENKTIFVMASANIIDHNRKNKKYFENKIVESANLFQAEIDSEDDIRNGKLQKMFVNLNGYIVEKRNKHIYITYINSVNGIQILIIYFNNC, encoded by the exons atgaataatttttatattaaaatttttttttttcttttaagcATCTCCCTATGtgtgaataataaaaccCTTGCAACGGAGCTTGCTCCCAAAACATATACAAAAcacaaatcaaaaaaatatacaccattcaattcaaaaaaatattatcctGG cAATGATAATACagaagaaatatatgaaaaaaacaaacaccTGTTATATACCGATACCAAAGAAACTATAAATGCAGAAAAATTTATGAAAGAAGCTGTAACACATTTAGAATATCATGCTGCAAGTAAAGATGGTTATAAATTAGATGATGAATATGGATCCTACCGtgtctttttttataaaaaaaaatatcgagGTCATACGGATATTGAAAAAactgaatatatatttgataatCCAAATAAG tataataaaataataaacaagttATGGAATCCAGATagtaacaattttttaaatactgGCTCTTTTAAAA gaAAAATTGTTCGTGTATACGGTCCAAATTTAGTAATGATACAACAACGTTGCAAAAAATGGCCGTGGTctcattataaatatttttatgctatAGCTGCAAAATTTAAA ataTCAGAAAACAAAACTATATTTGTCATGGCTTCAGCAAATATAATTGATCACAAccgtaaaaataaaaaatattttgaaaataaaatagtagaAAGTGCAAATTTATTCCAAGCTGAAATTGATTCTGAAGATGATATTAGAAATggaaaattacaaaaaatgttTGTTAACTTAAATGGATACATTGttgaaaaaagaaacaaacatatttatatcacCTATATCAACTCTGTAAACGGTATACagattttaataatttatttcaacaattgttaa
- a CDS encoding PIR protein yields the protein MDSNICGIFQYITKNLEYNSNNGKYNFKDDTDFKNYCDNGNCEEEIDKISAACLYFFDKLIKDNSASKSNINIVEYIMIWLSYMLSQTQSRENNSLNKFYTKHIKNGERYKKGIEGVTAYTNYKDLIDRNYYFLTMDKSIISKLYDALTSLCSMYFNDAGHIPKCSECMEAANNFVTKYEEAIKDPNITKNGLYNKVLSILSTLSTDYDNLKNNIDDSSSLPSIKTKIYLQKYGFLPLSLLITNYFYILLLIFGTIIFFIGIYYKYSLSGFRKRFKKQYLRKKLKKIKKEWTIDI from the exons ATGGATTCGAATAta tGTGGTATCTTCCAGTATATAACGAAGAATTTAGAATATAATTCGaataatggaaaatataattttaaagatGATACAGATTTCAAAAATTATTGTGATAATGGAAACTGTGAAGAGGAAATCGATAAAATTAGTGCTgcatgtttatatttttttgataaactCATTAAGGATAATTCTGCTTCAAAAAGTAacatcaatattgttgaatacattatgatatggttaagttatatgttaagcCAAACCCAAAGTCGAGAAAACAACAGtctaaataaattttatactaaacatataaaaaatggcGAGAGGTATAAAAAGGGTATAGAAGGTGTTACTGcttatacaaattataaagaTCTTATAGatagaaattattattttttaactatggATAAGAgcattatatctaaattatatgatgcattaaCATCATTATGTAGTATGTATTTTAACGATGCTGGACACATCCCAAAATGCAGCGAATGTATGGAAGCTGCAAATAACTTTGTTACAAAATATGAAGAAGCTATCAAAGATCctaatattactaaaaatggtttatataataaagtattatctattttatctactttatcaactgattatgataatttaaaaaataacattgaCGATAGTTCATCCTTGCCATCGATAAAAACAAAGATTTATCTACAAAAATATGGATTTTTACCATTAAGTTTGTTGATAAcaaactatttttatatacttttattgatatttggtacaataatattttttataggaatttattataag tattcgttatctGGATTTCGAAAacgatttaaaaaacaatatttaaggaaaaaactaaaaaaaataaagaaggaATGGACCATtgatatatga